Proteins found in one Pseudomonas marvdashtae genomic segment:
- the nudC gene encoding NAD(+) diphosphatase → MISRWTTAVLDTDLPGGWAVARSPEGFLYDDNGALFPRDWLKRQDLSILAEHGIGHLDGEPVYLLELHSPLDIPGCNWKGLRAFMLEDDHTLFKVLGYAAQVGTWAREHRFCGSCGQRMSQVPRERAMHCQACDLRHYPRISPSMIVLITRGDEVLLARSPRFVSGVYSTLAGFAEPGESVEDCLVREVREEVSLEVKNIQYMGSQCWPFPHSMMLGFHAEYAGGDIVPQEDEIEDAQWFNVHDLPPLPASRSIARYLIDLYVARRLGHAEPVLPG, encoded by the coding sequence ATGATTTCACGCTGGACCACCGCAGTACTCGACACCGACCTTCCCGGCGGCTGGGCCGTGGCTCGCAGCCCGGAAGGTTTTTTGTACGATGACAACGGCGCGTTGTTTCCCCGCGACTGGCTCAAGCGCCAGGACCTGTCGATCCTCGCCGAACATGGCATCGGTCACCTGGATGGCGAACCGGTCTACCTGCTGGAACTGCACAGCCCCTTGGACATTCCCGGCTGCAACTGGAAAGGCCTGCGGGCGTTCATGCTCGAGGACGACCACACGCTGTTCAAGGTGCTGGGCTATGCGGCGCAAGTCGGCACTTGGGCCCGGGAACATCGCTTTTGTGGCAGTTGCGGGCAGCGCATGAGCCAGGTTCCGCGGGAGCGGGCGATGCATTGTCAGGCGTGCGATCTGCGGCACTACCCGCGCATCTCACCCAGCATGATCGTGTTGATCACCCGTGGCGATGAAGTGCTGCTGGCCCGTTCGCCCCGTTTCGTCAGCGGTGTCTACAGCACCTTGGCGGGGTTTGCCGAACCGGGTGAGTCGGTCGAGGATTGCCTGGTGCGCGAGGTCCGCGAAGAAGTCAGCCTTGAGGTGAAGAACATCCAATACATGGGTAGCCAGTGCTGGCCGTTCCCTCATTCGATGATGCTGGGTTTCCATGCCGAGTACGCCGGGGGCGACATCGTACCCCAGGAAGACGAAATCGAGGACGCCCAATGGTTCAACGTTCACGACCTGCCGCCACTGCCGGCCTCGCGTTCCATTGCCCGCTACCTGATCGACCTCTATGTGGCTCGCCGGCTAGGCCACGCTGAACCAGTGTTGCCAGGCTAG
- a CDS encoding crotonase/enoyl-CoA hydratase family protein: MSQYKAFNVELADNIAHVQINRPDKINAMNAAFWTEIIDIFQWVDDTDEVRVVVLSGAGKHFSSGIDLMMLAGVANELGKDVGRNARVLRRKILQLQASFNAVDNCRKPVLAAVQGYCLGGAIDLISACDMRYAAQDAQFSIKEIDIGMAADVGTLQRLPRIIGDGMLRELAYTGRTFGADEARDIGLVNRVYSDTASLLDGVMGLAREIAAKSPIAITGTKEMISYMRDHRIDDGLEYVATWNAAMLQSNDLRVAMAAHMSKQKPEFLD, from the coding sequence ATGTCGCAATACAAAGCGTTCAACGTCGAACTTGCAGACAACATCGCCCATGTGCAGATCAATCGCCCGGACAAGATCAACGCGATGAACGCTGCGTTCTGGACTGAGATCATCGACATCTTCCAGTGGGTCGACGATACCGACGAAGTGCGGGTGGTGGTCCTGAGCGGTGCGGGCAAGCACTTTTCGTCCGGCATCGACCTGATGATGTTGGCTGGAGTGGCTAACGAACTGGGCAAGGACGTTGGCCGTAACGCTCGCGTGCTGCGGCGCAAGATCCTGCAACTTCAGGCCTCGTTCAACGCCGTGGACAATTGCCGCAAACCGGTACTCGCGGCGGTCCAGGGCTATTGCCTGGGCGGGGCCATCGACCTGATTTCCGCCTGCGACATGCGCTACGCCGCGCAGGACGCGCAATTCTCCATCAAGGAAATCGACATCGGCATGGCCGCCGATGTTGGCACATTGCAACGCTTGCCGCGGATCATCGGGGACGGCATGCTGCGTGAACTCGCTTATACGGGACGTACCTTTGGCGCCGACGAAGCGCGGGACATTGGCCTGGTCAATCGTGTCTACAGTGATACTGCCAGCCTGCTCGACGGGGTGATGGGCCTTGCCCGGGAAATTGCCGCCAAGTCGCCGATCGCTATCACCGGCACCAAGGAAATGATCAGCTACATGCGCGATCACCGCATCGACGACGGGCTGGAATACGTCGCCACGTGGAACGCCGCCATGCTGCAATCCAACGACCTGCGCGTGGCCATGGCCGCCCATATGAGCAAACAGAAACCTGAATTTCTGGATTGA
- a CDS encoding efflux transporter outer membrane subunit has protein sequence MTDRSLSNLAAPLATARGSRVLSLALCVAMLSACAIGPDYQRPAAAAPVQYKEAQGWRQANPSDALARGAWWELYADTRLNELVEKLNASNQTVAQAEAQYRQAQALARSARGAFFPTVDLSVGKTRSSQGTGSSSSSLSSSSSGIRDTYSAQAGVSWEADVWGKLRRTLEADEASAQASFADLAAMRLSQQSELVQNYLQLRVIDEQKRLLQTTVDNYQRSLKMTENQYRAGVSGKDAVAQAQNQLKTTQGDLIDLIWQRAQFENAIAVLIGLPPAEFSLVETQDIPTLPQVPVALPSQLLERRPDIASAERSVMAANANIGVAKAAYYPDLTLSLSGGYSSSTYDNWVSVPNRFWSVGPQLAMTLFDGGQRSAEVDRSVAAYDQTVATYRQTVLDGFREVENYMIQLKVLEDEARVRQEALDAARESLRLTQNQYRAGLIGYLDVVTVQATALSNERSVLSLQQSRLIASVQLIAALGGGWDGQLQASDKP, from the coding sequence ATGACCGACCGTTCGCTTTCCAACCTTGCCGCACCGCTGGCGACTGCCCGTGGCTCGCGGGTACTGAGCCTGGCCCTGTGCGTGGCGATGCTTAGTGCTTGCGCGATCGGCCCGGATTACCAGCGTCCGGCCGCCGCCGCACCTGTGCAATACAAAGAGGCCCAGGGCTGGCGCCAGGCCAACCCCAGCGACGCCCTGGCCCGTGGCGCCTGGTGGGAGCTGTACGCGGATACCCGACTCAATGAACTGGTGGAGAAGCTCAACGCCTCCAACCAGACCGTGGCCCAGGCCGAGGCCCAGTATCGTCAGGCCCAGGCACTGGCGCGCAGTGCCCGTGGGGCGTTTTTCCCGACGGTGGACCTTTCCGTCGGCAAGACCCGCTCCAGCCAGGGCACCGGCAGCAGCAGTTCGAGCCTGAGCAGCTCCTCCAGCGGCATCCGCGACACCTACAGCGCCCAGGCGGGCGTGAGCTGGGAAGCGGACGTCTGGGGCAAATTGCGCCGCACCCTGGAGGCCGACGAGGCCAGCGCACAAGCCAGTTTTGCCGATCTGGCGGCGATGCGCCTGAGCCAGCAATCGGAGCTGGTGCAAAATTATTTGCAGTTGCGGGTGATTGACGAGCAGAAGCGCTTGTTGCAGACCACCGTCGACAACTACCAGCGCTCGCTGAAGATGACCGAAAACCAGTACCGCGCCGGGGTGTCCGGCAAGGACGCGGTGGCCCAGGCGCAAAACCAGCTCAAGACCACCCAGGGCGACTTGATCGATCTGATCTGGCAGCGGGCCCAGTTCGAAAATGCCATTGCCGTGCTGATTGGCCTGCCTCCGGCCGAGTTCAGCCTGGTCGAAACCCAGGACATTCCGACACTGCCACAAGTGCCGGTGGCGCTGCCTTCGCAGTTGCTCGAGCGCCGTCCGGACATCGCTTCGGCGGAACGCTCGGTCATGGCCGCCAACGCCAACATTGGCGTGGCGAAGGCCGCCTATTATCCAGACCTGACGCTGAGCCTGAGCGGCGGCTACAGCAGCAGTACCTACGACAACTGGGTGAGCGTGCCGAACCGTTTCTGGTCGGTGGGGCCGCAATTGGCGATGACCCTGTTCGACGGCGGCCAGCGCTCGGCGGAAGTCGACCGCAGCGTCGCGGCCTACGACCAGACCGTGGCGACCTATCGGCAGACCGTGCTCGACGGGTTCCGTGAAGTCGAGAATTACATGATCCAGCTCAAGGTGCTCGAAGATGAGGCTCGCGTTCGCCAGGAAGCGCTGGATGCCGCTCGTGAGTCCCTGCGCCTGACGCAGAACCAATACCGGGCGGGGTTGATCGGCTACCTCGACGTCGTGACCGTCCAGGCCACCGCCCTGAGCAACGAACGCAGTGTGCTTAGCTTGCAACAGAGTCGGTTGATCGCCAGCGTGCAGTTGATTGCGGCGCTGGGGGGCGGTTGGGATGGGCAGTTGCAGGCAAGCGACAAACCATAA